In Euphorbia lathyris chromosome 9, ddEupLath1.1, whole genome shotgun sequence, the following are encoded in one genomic region:
- the LOC136205285 gene encoding galactinol synthase 2-like produces MAPDLITSAALANNTNGLIKQASISSCAYITFLAGNGDYVKGVVGLAKGLRKVKSKYPLVVAILPDVPEDHRKILISQGCIVKEIEPVYPPENQTQFAMAYYVINYSKLRIWELVEYRKMIYLDGDIQVFENIDHLFDLQDGFLYAVMDCFCEQTWSHSNQHKIGYCQQCPDRVKWPQDMSSKPPLYFNAGMFVFEPNLSTYDDLLNTLKITPPTPFAEQDFLNMFFKDVYKPIPPIYNIVFALLWRHPENIDFDKIKVAHYCAAGSKPWRYTGKEQNMDREDIKILIKKWWDIYNDESLDYNAAIDGGAESGRKPLLAALSEAGAVRYVTAPSAA; encoded by the exons ATGGCACCTGATCTTATTACTTCTGCTGCACTTGCAAATAACACAAATGGTCTGATTAAGCAGGCAAGCATCTCAAGCTGTGCTTATATTACTTTCTTAGCTGGAAATGGAGACTATGTCAAAGGTGTTGTTGGACTGGCCAAAGGATTGAGGAAAGTCAAGAGCAAATACCCACTTGTTGTCGCTATTTTGCCCGATGTGCCGGAGGATCACCGGAAAATTTTGATCAGTCAAGGTTGCATAGTCAAAGAGATCGAGCCTGTTTATCCACCAGAGAATCAAACTCAGTTTGCTATGGCTTACTATGTCATCAACTACTCCAAACTTCGTATTTGGGAG TTGGTGGAGTATAGGAAGATGATATACTTGGATGGAGATATTCAAGTGTTTGAGAACATTGACCATCTCTTTGACCTTCAAGATGGGTTTTTATATGCTGTTATGGATTGTTTCTGTGAGCAAACTTGGAGTCACTCGAATCAGCACAAAATTGGCTACTGCCAGCAGTGTCCTGATCGTGTGAAGTGGCCACAAGATATGAGTTCTAAGCCTCCTCTTTACTTCAATGCTGGCATGTTTGTTTTTGAACCTAATCTTTCCACTTATGATGATCTCTTGAATACTCTCAAGATTACCCCTCCTACTCCTTTTGCCGAGCAG GATTTCTTGAACATGTTCTTTAAAGATGTGTACAAGCCAATTCCTCCAATTTACAACATtgtctttgctttgctttggcgTCATCCTGAAAACATCGATTTTGATAAGATCAAGGTTGCACACTACTGTGCTGCT gggTCCAAGCCATGGAGGTATACAGGTAAAGAACAAAACATGGACAGGGAAGATATCAAAATTCTGATCAAGAAATGGTGGGATATATACAATGATGAATCCTTGGATTACAACGCGGCAATTGACGGTGGAGCTGAAAGTGGTCGGAAGCCACTATTGGCAGCGCTGTCGGAGGCGGGTGCTGTTCGCTACGTTACTGCCCCATCTGCTGCTTAG